One window of Triticum dicoccoides isolate Atlit2015 ecotype Zavitan chromosome 5A, WEW_v2.0, whole genome shotgun sequence genomic DNA carries:
- the LOC119298836 gene encoding uncharacterized protein LOC119298836 → MSNTASSSSSSALTPVPIPFYPLPNPTTNRVRSSKDTPSMSIGMEPPAGHLAAESSPPVTVMSRRRSVDGLLLLLPRPYRVCSCPVSAPSPPLPGTGADLGEANRSHLSSANNSKKSESFPELIHVLIPQAPGNQPLLISFAYSDLPHLFESGVKQPRLVTYKYSHKSLPAPPKLLFCKHCSRSSSSSMTYYNPMEDPSSVDTIFNFWGLPIHTTNLDLRSLVFRVLPQLLGLSPPSSLNILKTPPLLIEATLPELPEDILMRIFATLEIPDLIRAGAVCTFWRSAYTSLRTLGKHKQPQTPCLFYTSESSSDNVACLYSLVEKRVYSLTLPEPPLHTRFLIGSSLGLLVTVDERSEMHLVNPITGQQIALPSVTTMQHVKPICDDSGAVHKYAYSKHTAKQVICPPKIIAPAALREFFHQKALLFYDTPTGSYIVVLIHLPFGQLSFARVGDDKWTWLPPHTDYFDCTYKDGLLYAATLLGEVHTFDLSGPAVTMNTIMGVDDDDLEIQGAYILEAPWGGLLLVWRLKVYSGYQDDISSLKLHTKGIKIHEVDVPAKKLVEIDCLHGHVLFLGHNQSLCLSTKECPALKENRLYFTDDDAYITVHKDNRRDIGLLRLDNNSWESLVFPQLWSNWPAPVWITPNLTMMKLSMNK, encoded by the coding sequence ATGTCTAATActgcatcctcttcttcctcctcagccctCACTCCCGTCCCGATCCCCTTTTATCCTCTCCCAAACCCTACTACAAATCGAGTAAGATCGAGCAAGGACACTCCGTCAATGTCGATAGGGATGGAACCACCGGCTGGCCACCTCGCCGCTGAATCCTCCCCTCCTGTGACTGTGATGAGCCGGCGGCGCTCTGTGGatgggctcctcctcctcctccccaggcCATACCGAGTCTGCTCCTGTCCGGTTAGTGCTCCTTCTCCCCCCCTTCCCGGAACCGGAGCAGATCTCGGAGAAGCAAACAGGTCCCATCTTTCCTCCGCAAACAACAGCAAAAAGTCGGAATCTTTTCCGGAGTTGATCCATGTTCTGATTCCACAAGCCCCAGGCAATCAACCTCTGTTGATTTCCTTTGCCTACTCGGATCTGCCTCACCTATTCGAATCAGGGGTGAAGCAGCCTCGGTTGGTCACCTATAAATATAGCCACAAGTCTCTTCCTGCTCCACCCAAGTTGCTATTTTGCAAGCATTGCAGCAGAAGCAGTTCGTCTTCCATGACATACTATAATCCCATGGAAGACCCTAGTAGTGTAGACACGATATTCAACTTCTGGGGGCTCCCTATACACACCACAAATTTGGATTTGCGCTCCCTGGTCTTCCGAGTTTTACCTCAGCTGCTGGGTCTCTCTCCTCCCAGCTCACTGAATATTCTCAAGACACCACCACTACTGATAGAGGCTACACTCCCGGAGCTACCAGAGGACATCTTGATGCGCATCTTTGCCACCCTTGAGATCCCTGACCTCATACGTGCCGGCGCTGTCTGCACCTTTTGGCGCTCTGCCTACACCTCCCTGCGCACACTCGGCAAGCACAAGCAGCCCCAGACGCCGTGCCTGTTCTACACCTCTGAATCTTCCAGCGACAATGTTGCGTGTCTCTACAGCCTCGTGGAGAAGAGGGTTTACAGCCTAACTCTCCCGGAGCCGCCTCTCCACACTAGGTTTCTGATTGGGTCCTCTCTCGGCTTGCTGGTCACCGTCGATGAGAGATCTGAAATGCACCTCGTCAATCCGATCACTGGTCAACAGATTGCTCTTCCTTCAGTGACCACGATGCAGCATGTGAAGCCCATTTGTGACGACTCGGGTGCTGTCCACAAGTATGCATACTCAAAGCACACGGCAAAGCAAGTTATCTGCCCTCCAAAGATAATTGCTCCAGCTGCCCTGCGGGAATTCTTCCATCAGAAGGCTCTTTTGTTTTATGATACACCCACAGGGAGCTACATAGTGGTGCTCATCCACTTGCCGTTTGGTCAGCTATCCTTTGCAAGGGTAGGGGACGATAAGTGGACCTGGCTGCCACCTCACACTGATTATTTTGACTGCACCTACAAGGATGGGCTACTGTATGCAGCGACTCTATTGGGAGAAGTTCACACCTTTGATCTTAGTGGGCCTGCTGTTACAATGAACACTATTATGGGTGTGGATGATGACGATTTAGAAATTCAGGGAGCATACATTCTTGAAGCTCCATGGGGTGGTTTGCTGCTTGTTTGGAGGTTGAAAGTGTATAGTGGTTATCAGGATGATATTTCATCACTTAAGCTGCACACCAAGGGAATTAAAATACATGAAGTTGATGTTCCTGCCAAGAAGCTTGTGGAAATTGATTGCTTGCACGGCCATGTGCTGTTCCTTGGTCATAACCAGTCACTCTGTCTCAGCACTAAAGAATGCCCTGCTCTCAAGGAAAATCGTCTCTACTTTACTGACGATGATGCGTACATAACTGTGCATAAGGATAATCGTCGCGATATAGGACTACTTCGCTTGGATAATAATAGCTGGGAAAGCCTTGTGTTTCCTCAGCTTTGGTCCAACTGGCCTGCTCCTGTGTGGATTACACCCAATCTTACAATGATGAAACTGTCGATGAATAAATAG